The genomic region CACGCGCCACGGCCACGCACCTTTCGCCCTCACCGGCCCGGAGGAACAGGCCATCGACGCGGCCTTGGCCGCGCGCGGCCTCGCCTGCGACGCAAGACGCCTGTTCGCGTTCATGACCCAGGCCATCCGCTGGCGCGAGCTGGGCAAGTTCCGCTTCACCCAAAACCTCAGCGACGCCTTGGAGGGCCTGGCCGCCTGGGGCGAGGAAAACGGCCTGAGCCGCGAGGAGCTCTCGCACCTGGACATCGGCGAGCTGCTGGCCGGAGCCTGGAGCTGCCGCCCGCGCGAGGCCGAGGACGAGCTGCGCGAGCGGAGCAGACAGGGCCGCGCCGCCCTGGAGCTCAGCCAGGCCGTGCGCCTGCCCTTCCTCTTGGCGCACGAGTCCGACGTGGACGTGATCCCGCTGCTCAAATGCCGCCCCAACTTCATCACCAGCAAAAGCGTGCGCGCGCGCACCGCGCCGGTCACCGGACGCGAGACCGCCAGCCGGGACATGGCGGGGCGCATCGCGCTCATTGAAAGCGCGGACCCCGGCTTCGACTGGATCTTCACCACCGGCCTGGCCGGGCTTGTGACCAAACATGGCGGCTCCAACTCGCACATGGCCATCCGCTGCGCGGAGCTGGGCCTGCCCGCGGCCATCGGCTGCGGCGAGCAGCTCTTCCAGGGCTTCCTGGGCGCGGAGCACCTGCACTTGGACTGCGGCGCGGAAATGATTACGGTGGTCGCACGGAGGCGCGCCTGACATGGTGGTGTGGATCATCGGACTTTCCGGCTCTGGCAAGAGCACCCTGGCCCAGGAGGTGACGCGCCTGACGCGCGCCAGCGGCCGGGCCTGCGTGCTGCTGGACGGCGACGCCGTGCGCCAGGTCTTCGGGGCCGACCTGGGCCACAGCCTCAAAGACAGGCACAAGAACGCCAAACGCTTCAACGGCCTGTGCAAGCTGCTGGACGACCAGGGCGTGGACGTGGTCTGCGCCATCCTGTCCCTGTTCGAGGACACGCGGCAATGGAACCGCGACAACCTGCGCGCCTACCGCGAGGTGTTCCTGGACGTTCCCCTGAACGCTCTCGCCGCGCGCGACCCCAAGGGCCTGTACCGCGAGGCGCTGGCCGGACGCATGGCCGACATGCCCGGCGTGGACATCCCCTTTGTGCGGCCAGCCCGGCCGGACCTGACCATCACGAACACCGGAAGCCTGGACGCGCTGCTTGCGCGCGCGCCGGAAATCGCGGCCATGATCCTCGGCCACGCGCCCGGCTTCCCGGACGCCGGAGGCGGGCGGTGAGCTATCCCTACGCCTCGCCCGGCCTGCTGGCCGAACCCTGCCGGTACATGTACCCGCCCTACGGCGGAGCGGACTTTCTCTGCGCCTGGGCGGAGCAGCGCGGCCGGGCCATGGCGGAGCTGGCCGGAGTTGCCGCCCTCCCCCAGGAATCGCCCCTGCCCGGCCTGTGCCTGGCCCTGCTGGAATCCTTCGCCGGGCGTCAGGCGGACCTGGACGCCCTGCGCGCAGCCCTGCCCGCGCCCAAGCCCGCGCCCAAGCCCGCGTCTGAGGCAAACGGCGCGGAGGTGGCCCTGGCCCCGCTGCTGCGCGCCCTGCT from Humidesulfovibrio mexicanus harbors:
- a CDS encoding adenylyl-sulfate kinase codes for the protein MVVWIIGLSGSGKSTLAQEVTRLTRASGRACVLLDGDAVRQVFGADLGHSLKDRHKNAKRFNGLCKLLDDQGVDVVCAILSLFEDTRQWNRDNLRAYREVFLDVPLNALAARDPKGLYREALAGRMADMPGVDIPFVRPARPDLTITNTGSLDALLARAPEIAAMILGHAPGFPDAGGGR